Proteins encoded within one genomic window of Haematobia irritans isolate KBUSLIRL chromosome 5, ASM5000362v1, whole genome shotgun sequence:
- the LOC142240924 gene encoding uncharacterized protein LOC142240924, giving the protein MCGFTSEDRDFNICPMESRRKHKPTQKLSSSKSSKPLESLGRQRALIKDYMESLQLPPWYREISTFQKNAADRLADSIRDDIDQKISSHTLHCLKCLGLEPLPSNGQLLTLLALCGGSDVAFLWFLKDWLYGENDPVINTPQKYSINEQILMSCIAHLDMSTTLRELDRILPLPNRKRENFVENPKEYKTKSKRKTSSHSYAGPFAPYFEKLRTAVQYRSKYTIPEPGRKANVGLQEDYYTYQDVKFSPEGLRWFKDFKTKLDIDSGKGKPESSDISQLLDNFEAAKIEETMVHKLSQQFDDIEHLRRSFDTEMDKIFIENSKKLDSGSPNRFSCRFIIQRLKYDIEKYRKEFRQMVEDFRKHCTFQMLSYGLSGKTNLKTILKSSKTETPLTTLISCDQSRGDNNQTHRPTPSCGCLVANNVKGQDHNWNSTISLPEMNMRWQHNEGPHLQENTNQVDHQHRPENCGCLIGQGDSCSQHCLCCRQSSSSNLGKFREKYFSQSSIQNEGQFSLSPEKYFQAPTLDHQYRFDYQKIFSLRENNPQNINLKKAFIEAIDSDIALLNKLQKEEYLQHQPRKKLNEAIKKCYQKLIDQTEKTLETPLSDSSRTTDGRLNYNLEYYDPNDDGLMDRLLKDALDRMSKDTLFVIPCMPMSHRLPLLREWIRLRYGKIYSRTHLDKLCEKDQLIFRSLADVGISIKMPQSKDLGSNSTVDYSCRDYLVKKSKVLRQQCYKNINKAMLDQSHIVCCAMRPFLCANGPPTNTIFAYMPARSQEIYNLRPWKSEEYRDNRLLAVGRLRQIQAERHSLYL; this is encoded by the exons atgtgTGGATTTACATCAGAGGATAGAGATTTCAATATTTGCCCAATGGAAAGCAGACGAAAACACAAACCTACTCAAAAGCTATCCAGCTCCAAGTCGAGTAAACCTTTAGAATCTTTGGGAAGACAACGGGCGCTGATAAAAGATTATATGGAATCACTACAGTTACCTCCATGGTACCGTGAAATAtcaacatttcaaaaaaatgcTGCAGATAGATTGGCTGACTCGATACGAGATGACATTGATCAGAAGATATCTAGTCATACTTTGCACTGCTTGAAATGCCTTGGCTTGGAACCTTTACCCTCGAATGGCCAATTATTAACTTTATTGGCCTTGTGTGGAGGAAGTGATGTGGCATTTTTGTGGTTTCTTAAAGATTGGCTGTATGGGGAAAATGATCCTGTGATAAATACCccacaaaaatattcaataaatgaACAAATATTAATGTCCTGTATAGCTCATTTAGATATGAGTACTACTCTCAGGGAGCTAGATCGAATTCTACCTTTACCGAATCGAAAGAGAGAGAATTTCGTGGAAAATCCCAAAGAATACAAAACTAAATCGAAAAGGAAGACATCAAGTCATAGCTATGCAGGACCTTTTGCTCCATATTTTGAAAAGTTAAGGACAGCAGTTCAATACAGATCCAAGTATACTATTCCGGAACCTGGAAGGAAGGCCAATGTGGGTCTTCAGGAAGACTATTATACATATCAGgatgtgaaattttctcctgAAGGACTACGTTGGTTTAAGGATTTCAAAACAAAACTTGATATAGATTCTGGGAAAGGCAAACCGGAAAGTTCCGATATTTCTCAGCTTTTGGATAATTTTGAAGCTGCCAAAATTGAAGAGACTATGGTACATAAGTTAAGTCAGCAATTTGATGATATTGAACACCTGAGAAGGTCATTTGATACGGAgatggataaaatttttattgaaaattctaaGAAATTGGATTCAGGGAGTCCAAACAGG TTTTCTTGTCGATTTATAATTCAACGTCTGAAATACGATATAGAGAAATATCGCAAGGAATTTCGGCAAATGGTTGAAGATTTTCGTAAGCACTGTACCTTTCAAATGCTTTCTTATGGTCTAAGTGGAAAAACCaacttaaagacaattttaaaatCAAGCAAAACCGAAACACCTCTGACCACCCTCATAAGTTGTGATCAAAGTAGAGGTGACAATAATCAAACTCATAGGCCCACCCCTTCTTGCGGCTGTCTAGTGGCCAATAATGTAAAAGGTCAGGATCACAATTGGAATTCTACAATTAGCCTTCCTGAAATGAATATGAGATGGCAACACAACGAAGGTCCGCATTTGCAAGAGAATACCAATCAAGTTGACCATCAGCATCGTCCAGAGAATTGTGGATGTCTCATAGGTCAAGGGGATAGCTGTAGTCAACATTGTTTGTGCTGCCGTCAAAGTTCCAGCTCCAATTTAGGCAAATTtagagagaaatatttttcacaatctTCAATTCAAAACGAAGGCCAGTTCTCCCTATcaccagaaaaatattttcaagctcCTACCTTAGATCATCAATATCGTTTTGATtatcagaaaatattttcattgagaGAAAATAATCCCCAAAATATAAACCTGAAAAAGGCATTTATAGAAGCTATCGATAGTGATATAGCCCTTCTGAATAAACTCCAAAAGGAGGAATATTTACAACATCAACCCCGGAAAAAACTCAATGAAgccattaaaaaatgttatcaaaaattaattgaccaaACAGAGAAAACACTAGAAACCCCATTATCTGATTCCTCTCGGACCACAGATGGCAGATTAAATTATAACCTAGAATATTATGATCCCAATGATGATGGACTCATGGATCGTTTGCTTAAGGATGCTTTGGATCGAATGTCAAAGGATACCCTCTTTGTTATACCATGTATGCCCATGTCACATCGTTTGCCCTTACTGAGAGAATGGATACGTTTGAgatatggaaaaatatattcacGAACCCATTTGGATAAACTATGTGAAAAGGATCAATTGATATTTCGTAGTTTGGCCGATGTGGGGATATCGATAAAAATGCCTCAAAGCAAAGACTTGGGATCAAATTCAACTGTGGATTATTCTTGTAGGGATTATTTGGTGAAGAAG tcaAAAGTactacgccaacaatgctacaaGAATATCAACAAGGCCATGTTGGATCAATCTCATATTGTCTGCTGTGCTATGCGGCCATTTTTGTGTGCCAATGGACCTCCAACAAATACAATATTTGCCTATATGCCAGCTCGTAGTCAAGAAATTTACAATTTACGTCCTTGGAAATCGGAAGAGTATAGAGATAATCGATTGCTGGCAGTTGGACGTTTGCGTCAAATTCAGGCGGAGAGACATAGTTTGTATTTGTAA